The nucleotide window GGCCAAGTTACTAGTAAATAGATTGCGACTTGTTATTGGTGGTGTTGTTTCAGATACACAGTCGGCTTTTGTGAAAAACAGATAAACTTTAGATGAGATTCTCATAGTTAACGAGGTGGTGGATGAGGCTCGTAAGTCGAAGAAGGAATTACTAATGTTTATGGTCAATTTTGAAAAAGCTTATCACTCAGTGGACTATGAGGAAAATGTTGTTCCCGTCTCTTCGGAGAAAATGGATAAAGGAGTGTATTAGTACGGCTACAACATCAGTTTTGGTTAATAGTAGTCCTATAGACGAACTCTTGTTTGAAAGGGGACGGAGGAAAGGTGATCCTCTTTCACCTTCTCTCTTTTATTGGCTACAGAAGGCTTGCATGTTATGATGAAATCGATGgtggaaaataatatttttactgGGTATAGAGTTGGAATCCATGATCATGTTGTTGTTTCTCACTTGTTGTTCGTGGATGATACACTGTTGTAAGTGGCAAAACGAAGGATTCAATGCCCCAAATTGAGTCACGAAAAAGTAACCTCTTGTAAGTAGCCAAGGCGCGTCATCTACATCATACGCGCGTATGGCAGAGCTGTCAACAATCGGTGTAAAGTAACGTCGCTTCAATACTGCAAGCGTTTAATGCCAATTACTCCAACTCGAAAGAACTTGCTTTCAAGGACATACATATGAATGACACCGTCGTCAATTTCGCCCCCCCCATATGTCTTAATCACGGTAAGGGCTTGAGAGGGCAACTGTTATGGACTAGGCCCGGGCCCATGTCACCTCCCCAATACACAAATTAAGACATATCCCAAAACCTTGAGCTATAAATTTTGGTTTTCCTGCGTTTTTATTCTTCACAACCAGTATCTCCAACCTCCAAAAACTATCTCTTCTTACCATCTagtcttttttttccttcctttttttaataggtAGAGTATTAGATAGACAAGAATTAATACTCATTCAGTTTCTTCACTCAAATTTTTCGCTATACCTTTAGAAACTAAATAGCGATGCTATCCCATGAAGCTGAAGCCTATAACCTGAAGGTTATTTTCCTTCCCTTCTTATCAACAAGTCACATGATCCCAATGGTTGACATGGCAAGACTATTTGCTATGCATGGTGTGGATATCACCATAATCACCACCACAAGCAACGCTGAGATTTTTCAAAAGTCCATAGATCGTGATTTCAATCAAGGTCTTTCTATAAAAACACATGTTGTTGAGTTTCCAGCCAAAGAAGTTGGCCTTCCAGTTGGAATAGAAGCCATGAATGCCAATACTTCTATTGACATGGCCGACAAAATCTTCAAGGGGTTCATAATGCTACAACCTCAAATAGAGAATTACTTGTTTGGGGAGATTGAAGTTGATTGCATAATTAGTGACATGTTTTACGTATGGACCGTGGATGTTGCAGCCAAGTTAGGTATTCCAAGAATTGTTTTTTGTCCGGCGAGTATTTTCTCTCGTTGCACGGAGCTCTCCATTGAACAACATTCAAGTCACACCAAGGTGGAGTCCGATTGTGATAAATTTACGATCGTTGGGTTGCCGGATAAGTTGGAAATGAATAGATTGCAGTTACCAAATTGGGTGAAAAAGCCAGACGTGCCTTTTGGAGAGATGATAAAGGTAAATcacttaaatatgtttttagtccctacaaaatcatgaatttttaaatttaatccctctaaaattttaatggtaattttagtcCTCCATAACATTATAGTTTATAAGAATAGTTCCTTTTTAAatctttttacaaaaaattaatattttttgtccaCCAAAATAGTCactataaaatgaaaatagaactaaaagtgaataaaaaattggctaaaatatggtgttagtccctgcaaatatgccctgttttagttttagttcccgtaaaataaaaattttgtttttggtccctgcaaaaaaaaattcttttttaaaatagtccctcgaggactattttaaaaaacaaaaaattttgcgaggacctttttaaaaaacaaaatattttgcagggaccaaaaactacaaaatcggttcagtcatcatgtgccacgtatgcaaatcatcacaaaaatggagccagagactattttaaaaaacaaaaaattttgcaaggaccaaaaacaaaatttttattttacagggactaaaactaaaacgaggcatatttgcagggactaacaccatattttagcctaaaaaatttgtagggactaaattTAAAATCGTGTAATTTTGTaggaattaaaaacatatttaactgaTCACTTAATTCGTTCGAATATGGTGTAAGAGCCCAATTCAGGTGTACCATCCCCACGCAACCGACAGTAGTTTACCCCATGCAACGAGGTTAAGCGAAGTTAGATTCAAATAGAaccaagtaatttttttttctttccattttcaacaaaaaaactagATCAGACTATACTTAATTTACGATCAAATTCTGATTTAATGGTCTCTTTTTCTCGAAAATCAAAGGATTAACACcaacaaaattgaaaaacaaaacacaaaaactTGGTATTCCCTTATATTGTATGTGTATGTGTGTATATAATACAAACTTAATTGATTATATAATAGattaaatgcatctaaaggtcctttaagttttttgttttttctaaagtggtcctttaagtttcaaaagtctcaaacaagtccttttagtttttgaatcatttcaaacaagtcctattgtagatagcaaAGTTAGTACTTGCTTCATTGAACTCATCTTTGCTACCAAATctggtcctttaaatttcaaaagtcccaaacaagtctttttagtttttgaatcgtttcaaacaagtcctattgtagatagcatagttggtaattgcttccttgaactaaaatgacttgtttgagacttttgaaacttaaaggacttgtttgggacttttgaaacttaaaggatcactttgggaaaaatgaaaaacttaaagaacctttagatgcatttgacctatatAATACTTCCTCTGGTCAATTTTGCTAATAATCGTGACAGAAAGGAGTACGAATTTATGCTAATTACACAATTTGTTATGAAGGTGGTCAATAATACAACTAGAAAAAGCTATGGTGCAGTATTCAATAGCTTTTACGGTTTGGAGGGGGCCTATGAGGAGCATTACAAGAATGCATTTGGAACAAAGTGTTGGAGCTTAGGACCAGTTTCATTATGGGCAAACCAAGATGTTTCTGATAAGGCAGAAAGAGGTGACACAAATGTAGAAGGAGATAGTAGTTTGTTTAAATGGCTTAATTCCAAGAAAGAGAATTCTGTTCTCTATGTAAGTTTTGGTAGCATGAACAAGTTCCCATCATCTCAACTCATTGAAATAGCTCATGCACTTGAAGTATCTAGTGTGGATTTCATTTGGGTAGTTCGTAAAAGTAATGATAAAGAAGGTGAAGGTTTTATGGAGGAGTTTGAGAAAAGAGTGAAAGAAAGCAATAAGGGTTATTTGATATGGGGTTGGGCACCACAATTGTTGATACTTGAGAACAAAGCTATTGGAGGAATTGTGACTCATTGTGGTTGGAACACAGTAGTTGAAAGTTTGAATGTTGGGTTGCCTATGGTGACTTGGCCTTTATTTGCTGAACAATTTTTTCATGAGAAATTGGTGGTTGAAGTGTTAAAAATTGGGGTGTCACTAGGGATTAGAGAATGGAAAAATTGGAATGAGTTTGATACTAAGGACATTGTGAAAAGGGATGATATTGCAAAGGCTATTGGTTTGGTGATGACAAATAGAAAAGAAGTTGAGGAGATGAGATTAAGAGctaaaaatttgagtgatgatGGAAAGAAAGCTATACTTGTTGGTGGGTCTTCTCATGCCAATTTGATACAAATAATTGAGGAGCTTAAGTCACTCAAACATCAAAGGCACTATGGTAATTAAATAGGCCAATTTAAATGTTTATTATTGC belongs to Medicago truncatula cultivar Jemalong A17 chromosome 6, MtrunA17r5.0-ANR, whole genome shotgun sequence and includes:
- the LOC25496102 gene encoding soyasapogenol B glucuronide galactosyltransferase; the encoded protein is MLITQFVMKVVNNTTRKSYGAVFNSFYGLEGAYEEHYKNAFGTKCWSLGPVSLWANQDVSDKAERGDTNVEGDSSLFKWLNSKKENSVLYVSFGSMNKFPSSQLIEIAHALEVSSVDFIWVVRKSNDKEGEGFMEEFEKRVKESNKGYLIWGWAPQLLILENKAIGGIVTHCGWNTVVESLNVGLPMVTWPLFAEQFFHEKLVVEVLKIGVSLGIREWKNWNEFDTKDIVKRDDIAKAIGLVMTNRKEVEEMRLRAKNLSDDGKKAILVGGSSHANLIQIIEELKSLKHQRHYGN
- the LOC120575980 gene encoding soyasapogenol B glucuronide galactosyltransferase; this translates as MLSHEAEAYNLKVIFLPFLSTSHMIPMVDMARLFAMHGVDITIITTTSNAEIFQKSIDRDFNQGLSIKTHVVEFPAKEVGLPVGIEAMNANTSIDMADKIFKGFIMLQPQIENYLFGEIEVDCIISDMFYVWTVDVAAKLGIPRIVFCPASIFSRCTELSIEQHSSHTKVESDCDKFTIVGLPDKLEMNRLQLPNWVKKPDVPFGEMIKSSITL